From Quercus lobata isolate SW786 chromosome 1, ValleyOak3.0 Primary Assembly, whole genome shotgun sequence, one genomic window encodes:
- the LOC115975646 gene encoding 1-acyl-sn-glycerol-3-phosphate acyltransferase 2-like isoform X1: MGIPAVLVVVPVGILFILSGLLVNLIQAVFFILVRPLSKNMYRKINKVVAELLWLELICLVDWWAGVKIELYTDSETFQLMGKEHALFICNHRSDIDWLVGWVLAQRLDCLGSTLAIMKKAVKSLPVIGWSMWFSGYVFVERNWAKDESTLKSGFRQLEDFPFPFWLALFVEGTRFTEAKLFAAQKYAASKGLPVPRNVLIPRTKGFVSAVSHMRSFVPAIYDCTVAVPKDQPPPTMLRILRGKSSVVKVHIRRHSMLELPETADGISQWCKDAFVTKDALLEKYSYKGSFSDLQKKDIGRPKKSLFVVICWLCLIVYGLVKFFQWSSLLSSLEGIAFLVIFLVLVTFLMHFLIQSSESERSTPVNILTQVPVEEQLLQK, translated from the exons ATGGGGATCCCGGCTGTACTTGTTGTAGTTCCTGTGGGCATACTTTTCATTCTCTCAGGCCTTCTTGTCAATCTCATTCAG gCAGTTTTCTTCATCCTTGTTCGTCCACTGTCAAAAAATATGTACAGAAAGATCAACAAAGTAGTTGCAGAATTACTGTGGTTGGAGCTTATATGTCTTGTTGATTGGTGGGCTGGTGTCAAG ATTGAGCTGTACACAGATTCAGAAACCTTTCAGTTGATGG GTAAAGAACATGCACTTTTCATATGCAATCATAGGAGTGACATTGATTGGCTTGTTGGATGGGTCCTGGCTCAG CGCTTGGATTGCCTTGGTAGTACACTAGCCATCATGAAGAAAGCAGTAAAAAGCCTTCCT GTCATAGGTTGGTCAATGTGGTTTTCTGGTTATGTTTTTGTGGAAAGAAATTGGGCCAAGGATGAAAGCACATTGAAG TCAGGTTTTCGACAGCTAGAGGATTTTCCATTTCCTTTTTGGCTGGCCCTTTTTGTGGAGGGAACTCGCTTTACAGAGGCAAAGCTTTTTGCAGCTCAGAAGTATGCTGCTTCAAAAGGGTTGCCTGTTCCTAGGAACGTTTTGATTCCTCGTACTAAG GGTTTTGTTTCGGCAGTAAGTCATATGCGCTCATTTGTTCCAGCAATTTATGACTGTACAGTGGCTGTTCCAAAAGATCAACCTCCACCTACAATGTTGAGAATACTTAGAGGGAAATCTTCTGTG GTAAAGGTGCACATCAGGAGACATTCAATGCTGGAATTGCCAGAAACAGCTGACGGCATCTCACAATGGTGTAAAGATGCATTTGTTACGAAG GATGCTTTGTTGGAGAAATACTCATATAAGGGCTCATTCAGTGACCTACAGAAGAAAGACATTGGTCGACCAAAGAAGTCTTTGTTT GTTGTCATTTGTTGGCTATGTCTCATTGTCTATGGCCTCGTCAAATTCTTTCAATGGTCTTCTCTCCTATCCTCATTGGAAGGCATTGCATTTTTAGTGATCTTCTTGGTGCTTGTTACATTTCTTATGCACTTTCTCATCCAATCTTCAGAGTCAGAGCGTTCTACACCTGTCAATATACTGACACAAGTTCCAGTGGAGGAGCAGCTTCTTCAGAAATAA
- the LOC115975646 gene encoding 1-acyl-sn-glycerol-3-phosphate acyltransferase 2-like isoform X2: protein MAVIHQAVFFILVRPLSKNMYRKINKVVAELLWLELICLVDWWAGVKIELYTDSETFQLMGKEHALFICNHRSDIDWLVGWVLAQRLDCLGSTLAIMKKAVKSLPVIGWSMWFSGYVFVERNWAKDESTLKSGFRQLEDFPFPFWLALFVEGTRFTEAKLFAAQKYAASKGLPVPRNVLIPRTKGFVSAVSHMRSFVPAIYDCTVAVPKDQPPPTMLRILRGKSSVVKVHIRRHSMLELPETADGISQWCKDAFVTKDALLEKYSYKGSFSDLQKKDIGRPKKSLFVVICWLCLIVYGLVKFFQWSSLLSSLEGIAFLVIFLVLVTFLMHFLIQSSESERSTPVNILTQVPVEEQLLQK, encoded by the exons ATGGCCGTCATCCATCAA gCAGTTTTCTTCATCCTTGTTCGTCCACTGTCAAAAAATATGTACAGAAAGATCAACAAAGTAGTTGCAGAATTACTGTGGTTGGAGCTTATATGTCTTGTTGATTGGTGGGCTGGTGTCAAG ATTGAGCTGTACACAGATTCAGAAACCTTTCAGTTGATGG GTAAAGAACATGCACTTTTCATATGCAATCATAGGAGTGACATTGATTGGCTTGTTGGATGGGTCCTGGCTCAG CGCTTGGATTGCCTTGGTAGTACACTAGCCATCATGAAGAAAGCAGTAAAAAGCCTTCCT GTCATAGGTTGGTCAATGTGGTTTTCTGGTTATGTTTTTGTGGAAAGAAATTGGGCCAAGGATGAAAGCACATTGAAG TCAGGTTTTCGACAGCTAGAGGATTTTCCATTTCCTTTTTGGCTGGCCCTTTTTGTGGAGGGAACTCGCTTTACAGAGGCAAAGCTTTTTGCAGCTCAGAAGTATGCTGCTTCAAAAGGGTTGCCTGTTCCTAGGAACGTTTTGATTCCTCGTACTAAG GGTTTTGTTTCGGCAGTAAGTCATATGCGCTCATTTGTTCCAGCAATTTATGACTGTACAGTGGCTGTTCCAAAAGATCAACCTCCACCTACAATGTTGAGAATACTTAGAGGGAAATCTTCTGTG GTAAAGGTGCACATCAGGAGACATTCAATGCTGGAATTGCCAGAAACAGCTGACGGCATCTCACAATGGTGTAAAGATGCATTTGTTACGAAG GATGCTTTGTTGGAGAAATACTCATATAAGGGCTCATTCAGTGACCTACAGAAGAAAGACATTGGTCGACCAAAGAAGTCTTTGTTT GTTGTCATTTGTTGGCTATGTCTCATTGTCTATGGCCTCGTCAAATTCTTTCAATGGTCTTCTCTCCTATCCTCATTGGAAGGCATTGCATTTTTAGTGATCTTCTTGGTGCTTGTTACATTTCTTATGCACTTTCTCATCCAATCTTCAGAGTCAGAGCGTTCTACACCTGTCAATATACTGACACAAGTTCCAGTGGAGGAGCAGCTTCTTCAGAAATAA
- the LOC115975646 gene encoding 1-acyl-sn-glycerol-3-phosphate acyltransferase 2-like isoform X3, producing the protein MYRKINKVVAELLWLELICLVDWWAGVKIELYTDSETFQLMGKEHALFICNHRSDIDWLVGWVLAQRLDCLGSTLAIMKKAVKSLPVIGWSMWFSGYVFVERNWAKDESTLKSGFRQLEDFPFPFWLALFVEGTRFTEAKLFAAQKYAASKGLPVPRNVLIPRTKGFVSAVSHMRSFVPAIYDCTVAVPKDQPPPTMLRILRGKSSVVKVHIRRHSMLELPETADGISQWCKDAFVTKDALLEKYSYKGSFSDLQKKDIGRPKKSLFVVICWLCLIVYGLVKFFQWSSLLSSLEGIAFLVIFLVLVTFLMHFLIQSSESERSTPVNILTQVPVEEQLLQK; encoded by the exons ATGTACAGAAAGATCAACAAAGTAGTTGCAGAATTACTGTGGTTGGAGCTTATATGTCTTGTTGATTGGTGGGCTGGTGTCAAG ATTGAGCTGTACACAGATTCAGAAACCTTTCAGTTGATGG GTAAAGAACATGCACTTTTCATATGCAATCATAGGAGTGACATTGATTGGCTTGTTGGATGGGTCCTGGCTCAG CGCTTGGATTGCCTTGGTAGTACACTAGCCATCATGAAGAAAGCAGTAAAAAGCCTTCCT GTCATAGGTTGGTCAATGTGGTTTTCTGGTTATGTTTTTGTGGAAAGAAATTGGGCCAAGGATGAAAGCACATTGAAG TCAGGTTTTCGACAGCTAGAGGATTTTCCATTTCCTTTTTGGCTGGCCCTTTTTGTGGAGGGAACTCGCTTTACAGAGGCAAAGCTTTTTGCAGCTCAGAAGTATGCTGCTTCAAAAGGGTTGCCTGTTCCTAGGAACGTTTTGATTCCTCGTACTAAG GGTTTTGTTTCGGCAGTAAGTCATATGCGCTCATTTGTTCCAGCAATTTATGACTGTACAGTGGCTGTTCCAAAAGATCAACCTCCACCTACAATGTTGAGAATACTTAGAGGGAAATCTTCTGTG GTAAAGGTGCACATCAGGAGACATTCAATGCTGGAATTGCCAGAAACAGCTGACGGCATCTCACAATGGTGTAAAGATGCATTTGTTACGAAG GATGCTTTGTTGGAGAAATACTCATATAAGGGCTCATTCAGTGACCTACAGAAGAAAGACATTGGTCGACCAAAGAAGTCTTTGTTT GTTGTCATTTGTTGGCTATGTCTCATTGTCTATGGCCTCGTCAAATTCTTTCAATGGTCTTCTCTCCTATCCTCATTGGAAGGCATTGCATTTTTAGTGATCTTCTTGGTGCTTGTTACATTTCTTATGCACTTTCTCATCCAATCTTCAGAGTCAGAGCGTTCTACACCTGTCAATATACTGACACAAGTTCCAGTGGAGGAGCAGCTTCTTCAGAAATAA